One window of Mus caroli chromosome 11, CAROLI_EIJ_v1.1, whole genome shotgun sequence genomic DNA carries:
- the Pnpt1 gene encoding polyribonucleotide nucleotidyltransferase 1, mitochondrial isoform X1 → MAACRLCCLCLCLRPLGCGPLGRPGRNRALSYLQMRALWSSTGSRAVTVDLGHRKLEISSGKLARFADGCAVVQSGDTAVMVTAVSKIKPSPSQFMPLVVDYRQKAAAAGRIPTNYLRREIGSSDKEVLTSRVIDRSIRPLFPAGYFYDTQVLCNLLAVDGINEPDILAVNGASVALSLSDIPWNGPVGAVRIGMIDGECVVNPTRKEMSSSTLNLVVAGAPKSQIVMLEASAENILQQDFCHAIKVGVKYTQQIIQGIQQLVKEIGVAKRTPQKIFTPSAEIVKYTKIIAMEKLYAVFTDYEHDKVSRDEAVNKIRLDTEEHLKEKFPEVDQFEIIESFNIVAKEVFRSIILNEYKRCDGRDLTSLRNISCEVDMFKTLHGSALFQRGQTQVLCTVTFDSLESSIKSDQIITAINGVKDKNFMLHYEFPPYATNETGKVTGVNRRELGHGALAEKALCPVIPKDFPFTIRVTSEVLESNGSSSMASACGGSLALMDAGVPISSAVAGVAVGLVTKTNPEKGEIEDYRLLTDILGIEDYNGDMDFKIAGTNKGITALQADIKLPGVPIKIIMEAIQQASVAKKEILQIMNKTISKPRASRKENGPVVETVKVPLSKRAKFVGPGGYHLKKLQAETGVTISQVDEETFSIFAPTPTAMHEARDFITEICRDDQEQQLEFGAVYTATITEIRDTGVMVKLYPNMTAVLLHNSQLDQRKIKHPTALGLEVGQEIQVKYFGRDPADGRMRLSRKVLQSPATTVLKTLNDRSSIVMGEPVSESSSNSNP, encoded by the exons aaaattagaaatatccTCTGGGAAACTGGCAAGATTTGCTGATGGCTGTGCTGTGGTACAG TCAGGTGATACTGCAGTAATGGTCACAGCAGTCAGCAAAATAAAACCTTCACCTTCCCAATTCATGCCATTGGTG GTGGACTACCGACAGAAGGCTGCTGCAGCAGGCAGAATCCCCACAAACTACCTTAGAAGGGAGATTGGCTCTTCTGACAAAGAGGTTCTTACAAGTCGAGTAATAG ATCGTTCAATTCGCCCTCTCTTTCCAGCCGGTTATTTTTATGATACTCAG GTTCTCTGTAATCTGCTAGCAGTAGATGGCATCAATGAACCTGATATCCTAGCAGTTAATGGTG CTTCTGTAGCCCTGTCCTTGTCAGATATCCCTTGGAATGGACCTGTTG gGGCAGTACGAATAGGAATGATTGATGGAGAATGTGTCGTTAACCCAACAAGGAAAGAAATGTCTTCTAGCACTTTAAATTTAGTAGTTGCCGGAGCACCTAAAAGCCAAATtg TTATGTTGGAAGCCTCTGCAGAAAATATTCTACAGCAGGACTTTTGCCATGCTATCAAAGTTGGGGTGAAGTATACACAGCAGATAATTCAGGGCATCCAGCAGTTGGTAAAAGAAATCGGTGTTGCCAAGAGGACACCGCAGAAGATATTTACTCCTTCTGCAGAGATTGTGAAGTACACGAAGAT AATTGCCATGGAGAAACTCTATGCCGTTTTTACAGATTATGAACATGACAAA GTTTCCAGGGATGAAGCTGTTAACAAGATAAGATTAGATACAGAGGAGCATCTAAAGG AAAAATTTCCAGAGGTTGACCAATTTGAAATAATAGAATCCTTCAACATTGTTGCAAAGGAGGTTTTCCGAAGTATTATTTTGAATGAATACAAAAG GTGTGATGGAAGGGATCTGACTTCACTTAGGAATATAAGTTGTGAGGTAGATATGTTTAAGACACTTCATGGATCAGCATTATTTCAGAGAGGACAAACACAG gtactcTGTACTGTTACATTTGATTCATTAGAATCCAGTATTAAGTCAGATCAAATTATAACAGCTATAAA TGgggtaaaagataaaaattttatgCTGCACTATGAG TTCCCTCCTTATGCAACCAATGAAACCGGCAAAGTTACTGGTGTGAATCGAAGAGAACTTGGACATG GTGCTCTTGCTGAGAAAGCTTTGTGTCCTGTTATTCCCAAAGATTTTCCTTTTACCATAAGAGTTACATCTGAAGTCCTCGAATCAAATG GGTCATCTTCTATGGCATCTGCATGTGGTGGAAGTTTGGCATTAATGGATGCAG gGGTCCCAATTTCATCTGCTGTTGCAGGTGTAGCAGTGGGATTGGTTACCAAAACCAATCCAGAGAAAGGTGAAATAGAAGACTACCGTTTGCTAACAGATATTCTG GGAATTGAAGATTATAATGGTGACATGGATTTCAAAATAGCCGGTACAAATAAAGGAATAACTGCATTACAG GCTGATATTAAGTTACCTGGAGTACCAATTAAAATTATAATGGAAGCCATCCAACAAGCGTCAG TGGCAAAGAAGGAGATACTGCAGATAATGAACAAAACGATTTCAAAACCTCGagcatcaagaaaagaaaatggaccaGTTGTAG AAACAGTAAAGGTTCCATTATCAAAACGAGCAAAATTCGTTGGGCCTGGTGGATATCACTTAAAAAAACTCCAGGCTGAGACAG GTGTAACAATTAGTCAGGTTGATGAAGAAACCTTCTCCATATTTGCACCAACACCTACTGCAATGCATGAAGCAAGAGATTTCATTACAGAAATTTGCAGAGATGAT cAAGAGCAACAATTAGAATTTGGAGCAGTTTATACCGCGACAATAACTGAAATCAG AGACACTGGAGTGATGGTAAAACTATATCCAAACATGACTGCAGTGCTGCTTCATAATTCACAACTTGACCAACGAAAG ATTAAACATCCCACTGCCCTAGGACTAGAGGTTGGCCAAGAAATTCAG GTCAAATACTTTGGCCGTGATCCAGCTGATGGAAGAATGAGGCTTTCTCGTAAAGTACTTCAGTCTCCAGCTACAACTGTTCTCAAAACTCTAAATGATAGAAGCAGCATTGTAATGGGAGAGCCTGTTTCAGAGTCATCATCTAACTCTAACCCTTGA
- the Pnpt1 gene encoding polyribonucleotide nucleotidyltransferase 1, mitochondrial isoform X2 produces the protein MVTAVSKIKPSPSQFMPLVVDYRQKAAAAGRIPTNYLRREIGSSDKEVLTSRVIDRSIRPLFPAGYFYDTQVLCNLLAVDGINEPDILAVNGASVALSLSDIPWNGPVGAVRIGMIDGECVVNPTRKEMSSSTLNLVVAGAPKSQIVMLEASAENILQQDFCHAIKVGVKYTQQIIQGIQQLVKEIGVAKRTPQKIFTPSAEIVKYTKIIAMEKLYAVFTDYEHDKVSRDEAVNKIRLDTEEHLKEKFPEVDQFEIIESFNIVAKEVFRSIILNEYKRCDGRDLTSLRNISCEVDMFKTLHGSALFQRGQTQVLCTVTFDSLESSIKSDQIITAINGVKDKNFMLHYEFPPYATNETGKVTGVNRRELGHGALAEKALCPVIPKDFPFTIRVTSEVLESNGSSSMASACGGSLALMDAGVPISSAVAGVAVGLVTKTNPEKGEIEDYRLLTDILGIEDYNGDMDFKIAGTNKGITALQADIKLPGVPIKIIMEAIQQASVAKKEILQIMNKTISKPRASRKENGPVVETVKVPLSKRAKFVGPGGYHLKKLQAETGVTISQVDEETFSIFAPTPTAMHEARDFITEICRDDQEQQLEFGAVYTATITEIRDTGVMVKLYPNMTAVLLHNSQLDQRKIKHPTALGLEVGQEIQVKYFGRDPADGRMRLSRKVLQSPATTVLKTLNDRSSIVMGEPVSESSSNSNP, from the exons ATGGTCACAGCAGTCAGCAAAATAAAACCTTCACCTTCCCAATTCATGCCATTGGTG GTGGACTACCGACAGAAGGCTGCTGCAGCAGGCAGAATCCCCACAAACTACCTTAGAAGGGAGATTGGCTCTTCTGACAAAGAGGTTCTTACAAGTCGAGTAATAG ATCGTTCAATTCGCCCTCTCTTTCCAGCCGGTTATTTTTATGATACTCAG GTTCTCTGTAATCTGCTAGCAGTAGATGGCATCAATGAACCTGATATCCTAGCAGTTAATGGTG CTTCTGTAGCCCTGTCCTTGTCAGATATCCCTTGGAATGGACCTGTTG gGGCAGTACGAATAGGAATGATTGATGGAGAATGTGTCGTTAACCCAACAAGGAAAGAAATGTCTTCTAGCACTTTAAATTTAGTAGTTGCCGGAGCACCTAAAAGCCAAATtg TTATGTTGGAAGCCTCTGCAGAAAATATTCTACAGCAGGACTTTTGCCATGCTATCAAAGTTGGGGTGAAGTATACACAGCAGATAATTCAGGGCATCCAGCAGTTGGTAAAAGAAATCGGTGTTGCCAAGAGGACACCGCAGAAGATATTTACTCCTTCTGCAGAGATTGTGAAGTACACGAAGAT AATTGCCATGGAGAAACTCTATGCCGTTTTTACAGATTATGAACATGACAAA GTTTCCAGGGATGAAGCTGTTAACAAGATAAGATTAGATACAGAGGAGCATCTAAAGG AAAAATTTCCAGAGGTTGACCAATTTGAAATAATAGAATCCTTCAACATTGTTGCAAAGGAGGTTTTCCGAAGTATTATTTTGAATGAATACAAAAG GTGTGATGGAAGGGATCTGACTTCACTTAGGAATATAAGTTGTGAGGTAGATATGTTTAAGACACTTCATGGATCAGCATTATTTCAGAGAGGACAAACACAG gtactcTGTACTGTTACATTTGATTCATTAGAATCCAGTATTAAGTCAGATCAAATTATAACAGCTATAAA TGgggtaaaagataaaaattttatgCTGCACTATGAG TTCCCTCCTTATGCAACCAATGAAACCGGCAAAGTTACTGGTGTGAATCGAAGAGAACTTGGACATG GTGCTCTTGCTGAGAAAGCTTTGTGTCCTGTTATTCCCAAAGATTTTCCTTTTACCATAAGAGTTACATCTGAAGTCCTCGAATCAAATG GGTCATCTTCTATGGCATCTGCATGTGGTGGAAGTTTGGCATTAATGGATGCAG gGGTCCCAATTTCATCTGCTGTTGCAGGTGTAGCAGTGGGATTGGTTACCAAAACCAATCCAGAGAAAGGTGAAATAGAAGACTACCGTTTGCTAACAGATATTCTG GGAATTGAAGATTATAATGGTGACATGGATTTCAAAATAGCCGGTACAAATAAAGGAATAACTGCATTACAG GCTGATATTAAGTTACCTGGAGTACCAATTAAAATTATAATGGAAGCCATCCAACAAGCGTCAG TGGCAAAGAAGGAGATACTGCAGATAATGAACAAAACGATTTCAAAACCTCGagcatcaagaaaagaaaatggaccaGTTGTAG AAACAGTAAAGGTTCCATTATCAAAACGAGCAAAATTCGTTGGGCCTGGTGGATATCACTTAAAAAAACTCCAGGCTGAGACAG GTGTAACAATTAGTCAGGTTGATGAAGAAACCTTCTCCATATTTGCACCAACACCTACTGCAATGCATGAAGCAAGAGATTTCATTACAGAAATTTGCAGAGATGAT cAAGAGCAACAATTAGAATTTGGAGCAGTTTATACCGCGACAATAACTGAAATCAG AGACACTGGAGTGATGGTAAAACTATATCCAAACATGACTGCAGTGCTGCTTCATAATTCACAACTTGACCAACGAAAG ATTAAACATCCCACTGCCCTAGGACTAGAGGTTGGCCAAGAAATTCAG GTCAAATACTTTGGCCGTGATCCAGCTGATGGAAGAATGAGGCTTTCTCGTAAAGTACTTCAGTCTCCAGCTACAACTGTTCTCAAAACTCTAAATGATAGAAGCAGCATTGTAATGGGAGAGCCTGTTTCAGAGTCATCATCTAACTCTAACCCTTGA